From the genome of Triticum aestivum cultivar Chinese Spring chromosome 3B, IWGSC CS RefSeq v2.1, whole genome shotgun sequence, one region includes:
- the LOC123065516 gene encoding uncharacterized protein, with protein sequence MVSAIFGPRSSNLNQDMLVKLKVVCTLVEQLYTGSQRALATISPSNEAPTLLVDVLRKLSVLPERFNEMKQSSARAGAVIALSRAKAWLPELDSADISIGYPSFKEDVTPFDHKDFAACVKDICPLASLIANETDLTKYQPAYDVGNQKMPRPSYKVKDLIPPICKHTFAPEVDPSKLIDDEAEFQALSGIDWSSPTFQDVE encoded by the exons atggtttctgctatctttg GCCCTAGGAGTAGCAACCTCAAccaagacatgcttgtgaagctaAAGGTGGTTTGCACATTGGTGGAGCAGCTTTACACTGGTTCTCAGCGCGCATTGGCCACAATTTCTCCGTCCAATGAAGCCCCCACACTCTTGGTTGATGTGTTAAGGAAACTTTCCGTCTTGCCCGAGAGGTTTAATGAAATGAAGCAATCATCAGCGAGAGCCGGGGCTGTGATtgccttaagccgggccaaagcatggttaCCGGAGTTAGACTCAGCTGATATCTCTATTGGGTATCCAAGCTTCAAGGAAGACGTCACTCCGTTTGACCATAAGGACTTTGCTGCTTGCGTGAAGGATATATGTCCTTTGGCCAGTCTGATCGCCAATGAGACAGACCTCACCAAATACCAACCGGCTTACGATGTGGGAAATCAGAAGATGCCAAGACCGTCTTACAAAGTGAAAGACCTGATCCCCCCAATctgtaagcacacttttgctcctgaagttgacccgtccaagctaattgatgatgaagctgagttccaagctttgagtggcattgactggtcgtcACCAACCTTCCAGGATGTAGAATAG